The genome window TCGTATTCTACGTGTGAAGTAGAGATAGTGATACCACGCGCTTTTTCTTCTGGTGCGTTATCGATTTGGTCGAATGCACGAGCAGAACCGCCGTAAGTTTTAGCCAGAACAGTAGTGATAGCTGCTGTCAGAGTAGTTTTACCGTGGTCAACGTGGCCGATAGTACCAACGTTAACGTGCGGTTTTGAACGTTCAAATTTTTCTTTAGACATTAGATTGTCCCTCTAAGACACGGAATCGGTGGTTAAACCACATCAACCAAGCAAGAATTTATTTCGCTTGTTTTTTTCAGGAGACAAATCAGGGAGATTAGTGAGAACATGAAGGAAGTGGTGCTGATAGGCAGATTCGAACTGCCGACCTCACCCTTACCAAGGGTGTGCTCTACCAACTGAGCCATATCAGCACATCTTGGAGCGGGCAGCGGGAATCGAACCCGCATCATCAGCTTGGAAGGCTGAGGTAATAGCCATTATACGATGCCCGCAATGAACTCGGCTACCTGAGTTATCAGCTGTTAAACTGTTCCTCAAAATTTTCTTTTAAGAAAATTTCTTGGAGATGGTGGTGGGAGAAGGATTCGAACCTTCGAAGTCTGTGACGGCAGATTTACAGTCTGCTCCCTTTGGCCGCTTGGGTATCCCACCTATCCAAATTGTTAATGGTGCCGGCACCAAGAGTCGAACTCGGGACCTACTGATTACAAGTCAGTTGCTCTACCAACTGAGCTATGCCGGCATCAAGTGCTGCGCATTCTAGGTAGAGTCGGCGCAGGTTGCAACAAAAAAATTAATTTTTTTGTTTGTTCGCTCATATTTTGTTCGCTTTTGGGCTTTTTGTTGATTTTTTAACTATTTTAAGCTTAAAACATCAACAGCAGCTGTTAACTATAGTCCATTATCATTTGGTCAGTAAAGGGAGAAAGAGGCTTAAAATTTTTTAAATTATTATTTTTTATTCGATATCACAATTTTAGCCTCTCATTTTTAGGTGTTTTTTTTCATCACTCAGTATCATTTTTTCTGCCTACATCAAAAAAAACTCATAAAAAAATAGAAAAAAACCTACGCCTCCCCACTTTCACTCGCTATGATGCTAGCAAATTTTATGGATACGGGTGTTTAGGCAACCTGTCCAACCTGCATAAAATAGGCAGATGTTGGTTTATGAAAAAGAAAGAAAATTTTATTACTACGCCATACTTAGAGTTTGATAGAGAACACTGGGCAACGTTACGTGATTCAGTTCCACTTACATTAACATCGAGTGAACTTCTAGAGTTAAAAGGGATTAACGAAGAACTCTCTATGGAAGATGTTATAGAGATTTATCTACCTTTATCGCGTTTATTGAATTTTTATATCAGCTCAAACTTGCGTCGTCAGGCTGTCCTAGAGCAATTCCTTGGAACTAATGGCGCAAAAGTGCCTTATATTATTGGTATAGCAGGTAGTGTAGCTGTTGGTAAGAGTACAACGGCACGTTTACTACAAGCACTACTCACTCGTTGGCCAGAACACCGTAAAGTTGACTTGATTACAACTGATGGTTTCTTACATCCTAATCAAGTATTAAAAGATAGGAATATCATGAAGAAAAAAGGGTTTCCGCAGTCTTATGATATGCGAAAACTCGTTAACTTCGTGTCGCAAATAAAGTCAGGTGCACGTAACGTTAAGGCTCCTGTTTATTCACATTTAACGTATGATATCGTTCCTGACCAAGAACAAGTAATTGATCGACCTGATATTTTAATACTCGAAGGACTGAATGTCTTACAAAGTGATATGGATTACCCGCAAGATCCTCATCATGTCTTTGTATCTGACTTTGTTGATTTTTCTATTTATGTCGATGCTGCACCTGAATTATTAAAACAATGGTATATCGGGCCGGTTTCTTAAATTTAGGCAAGGTGCATTCTCAGATCCTGATTCTTATTTCCATAGCTACTCTAAATTAAGTGAAGATGAAGCTATTAATATTGCAGGGTCTAT of Providencia rettgeri contains these proteins:
- the coaA gene encoding Pantothenate kinase, producing the protein MKKKENFITTPYLEFDREHWATLRDSVPLTLTSSELLELKGINEELSMEDVIEIYLPLSRLLNFYISSNLRRQAVLEQFLGTNGAKVPYIIGIAGSVAVGKSTTARLLQALLTRWPEHRKVDLITTDGFLHPNQVLKDRNIMKKKGFPQSYDMRKLVNFVSQIKSGARNVKAPVYSHLTYDIVPDQEQVIDRPDILILEGLNVLQSDMDYPQDPHHVFVSDFVDFSIYVDAAPELLKQWYIGPVS